From a single Anomaloglossus baeobatrachus isolate aAnoBae1 chromosome 4, aAnoBae1.hap1, whole genome shotgun sequence genomic region:
- the LOC142300969 gene encoding E3 ubiquitin-protein ligase TRIM39-like yields the protein MASAILREELLCSICLSLYTDPVTLRCEHNFCRECIDDELDTQDEAGVYSCPVCREKFNKRPTLKRNITLCNVAERFLSTQPPQEEITGIRKELQCSICMNVYTDPITLRCGHSFCRDCINNMQDTDGGSGVYSCPECRATFRKWPPLQRSISLCNVVENILSTPSHQDEITWIRCTYCIHHTVPAVRSCLHCEASMCDNHLKVHSKGPEHVLTDPSTSLENRKCSVHKKILEYYCTEDAACICVSCSLTGKHQGHQVEMLEEASMKKRKKLRNVLQKLITYKKKSEERVRSLEENRRTAQEKASGEAKKVTALFVDFRRRLDDLERKVLSEISRREEQMSLLLSDVIQKLEIQMDELSRKMRHIEELCNMTDPLTVLQEPDTGDLCDPEEEGDEDTGGHDGGDQVAELISHISNTLSDMMRDVNVTFPEQDPADILLDVNTAHNNLLISDDLKTATWTEITLNRPETAERFQDSQVMSNKGFTSGRHYWDVEGHSSGGWMVGMCYSSIDRRGRQLYIGNNNKSWCLYGGLGYTNNEYSVRHSNNEIRLPHPISSNRFRICLDYEAGQLSFYELCDPIRHLHTFTAAFSEPLHAVLYVYGCSIKISGGAVRSHNHKGNLPVTSDITGSSI from the coding sequence ATGGCGTCTGCTATTCTGAGAGAagagctgctctgctccatctgtctgtcccTGTATACAGATCCCGTAACCCTGAGATGTGAACACAACTTCTGCCGGGAATGTATTGATGATGAACTAGATACACAGGACGAGGCTGGAGTTTACTCCTGTCCTGTATGCAGAGAGAAGTTCAACAAGCGGCCGACACTGAAGCGGAACATAACATTATGTAACGTAGCGGAACGTTTTCTGTCTACTCAGCCACCTCAGGAGGAGATCACCGGGATAAGAAAGGAGCTGCAATGTTCCATTTGTATGAACGTTTACACAGATCCAATAACCCTAAGATGTGGACACAGCTTCTGCAGAGACTGTATCAATAATATGCAGGATACTGACGGCGGATCCggagtttattcctgtcctgaatgCAGAGCAACATTTCGGAAGTGGCCTCCACTACAGAGAAGTATATCTCTATGTAATGTAGTGGAGAATATCCTGTCTACTCCTTCACATCAGGATGAGATCACCTGGATCCGCTGCACTTACTGTATTCACCATACTGTACCTGCTGTGAGATCCTGTCTACACTGCGAGGCTTCTATGTGTGATAATCACTTGAAGGTTCACAGTAAAGGACCAGAACACGTCCTaactgatcccagcacttctctggagaaccGGAAATGTTCTGTTcataagaagatcctggaatattactgcacgGAGGATGctgcttgtatctgtgtgtcctgcagtttgaCTGGAAAACATCAGGGACACCAGGTGGAGATGCTGGAAGAGGCCTCAATGAAGAAGAGGAAGAAACTGAGAAATGTTCTCCAGAAACTAATCACATATAAAAAGAAGTCTGAGGAAAGAGTCCGAAGTCTGGAGGAGAACAGGAGAACAGCTCAAGAAAAAGCATCTGGAGAAGCCAAGAAAGTCACTGCCCTGTTTGTAGACTTTAGGAgacgactggatgacctggagaggaaggtcctgagtgagatctccaggcgGGAAGAGCAGATGTCACTGTTACTGTCGGATGTGATCCAGAAGCTGGAAATACAGATGGACGAGttgtccaggaagatgaggcacattgaggagctgtgtaacatgactgatccactgaccgtcttacaggaaccagacaccggtgacttgtgtgatcctgaggaggaaGGTGATGaagacacaggaggacatgatggaggtgatcaggTTGCAGAGCTGATCTCACACATATCAAACACATTATCTGACATGATGAGAGATGTAAATGTCACCTTCCCTGAACAggatcctgcagacatattactggatgtaaacacggctcataataatctccttatatcagacgacctgaaaactgcgACCTGGACAGAAATTACACTgaatcgtccagaaacagcagagagattccaggATTCTCAAGTGATGAGCAATaaaggatttacctcaggacgacattactgggatgtggagggACATAGTTCAGGGGGGTGGATGGTGGGGATGTGTTATTCCAGTATAGACAGGAGGGGGCGTCAGTTATATATTGGAAATAATAACAAGTCCTGGTGTTTATATGGAGGGCTTGGGTATACTAATAATGAGTATTCAGTGAGACATAGCAATAATGAGATCCGGTTACCTCACCCAATCTCCAGTAATAGGttcaggatctgtctggattatgaggccgggcagctgtccttttatgagctgtgtgaccccatcagacacttacacaccttcactgctgccttctccgagccccttcatgctgtGTTATATGTATATGGGTGTTCTATAAAGATTTCTGGAGGAGCTGTGAGGAGCCATAATCATAAAGGAAATCTACCAGTGACTAGTGACATCACAGGGAGCAGTATCTGA